In a genomic window of Phycodurus eques isolate BA_2022a chromosome 2, UOR_Pequ_1.1, whole genome shotgun sequence:
- the lrrk1 gene encoding leucine-rich repeat serine/threonine-protein kinase 1 isoform X3, with product MGGEAPGPDASPPCPTLASIQRAYEAGQEETARDLIRQAACARCSGTVANCVHVDGVLRVVSQYGDARSVRYLLQEAEVRVPTEVSDQNPAVVAAHSGHSAVLRILLDAIPGVRQRRDLLNLLLSTSCQRGHVDSVRLLVQDYGADAKDSNASHSDRFTVISALPLYAAAQAGSEELADFLLQNGAGLSSYTLMDHPDFSTRLLTRRLEHSTQDGQQVVSVRWSGLSLPWLEVSWLMGVSCLVTHLDLSHNNLSSLPSVLPWGLLCLETLDLSHNRLGQLPPAAASQEVICTRLCEVNVRGNQLSALPAGLLHLRDLKKLCASKNRLTTLFDMPPPSAWAGLRKLEDLDVSDNRLSALPADVTRALKSLRRLDVSRNRLGGFPDCWACPLNRCRASCNKMRDLPDNISVFWKNHLHDVDFSDNLLEHLPPSLFRLEALLSLKLCGNVIRTLPPPSDWTCSQLRTLDLSRNLLGKSEEGPKSRKLSFLTTWSKKDPDPGISHRGPFAFLPSLSTDPPLGSSRAGCPVEFPAVLRDSLEVLYLNNNRLECVPPSVCALSGLSELYLANNPGIRELPSELAGLSNLWQLDIENLNISNVPQDVRREGSAAVLAFLRAHLRRAVPCRLLKMLLIGPPRQGKSSLLRALRTGKASPPFTPAAERSVSTSTWEMECGSDAAGKNNRNSSLALNVWDVGGPSSMSALTQCFFTDSALYVLTWNLTLGEEAVAGLQTWLLNIEARAPNSAVVVVGTHLDLIDTKFRTERLATLRAYILALCRTPSGARAGGYPDVAFGHLREVSCKTLEGVDGLKKLIRQVALSVKDGRASACGGKLLGRMIPRSHVRLQEAAAAEKRRRHADGEVQFLTQAQLESMAERHAGSDIADYDDLPSAVKFLMETGTLLHFPDTSRGLCTLYFLCPEWLAECLQRIVRLESTRSLARNGVIRAQDLRMLLVGTGFTRDTEEQYFQFLAKFEIALPVANNSYLLPHLLPAKPGVDIHCFRQPSGNTLERLFKMSFVPVGFWERFIARMLISLTDMDLQSSDAERGAGPRRGRTAFYNLGGSGPRNRRSTFRVRRRQTVYWREGLLVTFEGGYLSVESTDVNWKKKKKSGGVKVVCRSESRDFSAAAFVTDHVNALVEQWFPALTASESDGSPLLERYAPCPLCAARLRQSGTRAPDDGDGGGVHLFDVEECALAAAEGDSIACPEHPRHAVPLRELVPELFMTDFPARLFLEKEHLEYSEDESSVIGQGGSGTVVYRARYRQRPVAIKRFRLRTCRQNAPSADADTMMKRLQSAAACRCFSEFRQEAAALHSLRHPCVVALVGVSIHPLRLALELAPLGSLNNVLEERRRGGGYVPLGHMITYKMAYQVAAGLAYLHRKNVIFCDLKSDNILVWSLQEQAAVNVKLSDYGVCRRSFHEGALGVEGTPAYQAPEVRPGIVYDEKVDMFSYAMVTYELLSGRRPSVGRRRLPKTAAARGVRPPLASPQEVGFYFLQRLMTQCWDTKPEKRPTASECVRRMMDPSFACLRYVLPCGADSQLFLPPVGGEHVVLWEGDAADRRYSVVNVHKGQLEVNKKSCPGSRVSCHVKLGNTLWLATHEQEVLVYVLKDMCPLTRPHKHLSCPAVITCFLKLPGACGVFAGTSDGQVALYGAEEAGLPVEGHAPSALIAGDPGQRPAPVTCMLLIGCGRQLWLSSGPGVLVVDRASLSPVRRLDPYVFPSSVVSMATGFGVRGEESVWTLDDVTDTLVLFHAASFQLCAKYTCGDRSPLRDVFPICRPTALGADEDEEEEEEEEAELADSAVTVADSEEAGTQIVRRRDWATDGSASSEENADVGVAPPSLEREDGEDGRRGAAESSPPSPRALKLLMVNDTLWVFRRGGDVLLIHVEPHGEQTRGRVAAVLRPPSEHALGTPAEAGLVGEDAVACGFRGAPSSSDVSVCVWRAWDAARLDVFYRSAEDLARSDGGVRRRR from the exons ATGGGGGGCGAGGCCCCAGGTCCGGATGCTAGTCCTCCGTGCCCCACCCTGGCCAGCATCCAGAGGGCATACGAGGCGGGCCAAGAGGAAACGGCAAGGGACTTGATCCGGCAGGCCGCCTGTGCGCGGTGCAGCGGCACGGTCGCCAATTGCGTCCACGTC gaCGGTGTTCTGCGCGTGGTGTCCCAGTACGGCGATGCTCGGAGTGTTCGTTACCTCCTGCAGGAAGCCGAAGTCCGGGTTCCGACAGAAGTGTCGGACCAGAACCCGGCCGTAGTGGCGGCCCACTCTGGACACAGCGCTGTCCTAAGAATTCTGCTGGACGCCATCCCAG GTGTACGTCAGAGGAGGGACCTCTTGAACCTCCTGTTGTCCACTTCCTGTCAGCGTGGTCATGTGGACTCTGTCCGCCTTCTGGTTCAGGACTACGGCGCTGATGCCAAAGACAGCAACGCCAGCCACAGCGACCGCTTCACCGTCATCAGCGCTCTGCCGCTTTACGCCGCAGCGCAAGCAG GCAGCGAGGAGCTTGCTGACTTTCTGCTGCAGAACGGTGCCGGTCTGTCGTCCTACACGCTGATGGACCATCCTGACTTCAGCACCCGACTTCTCACAAGAAGGCTGGAACACAGCACGCAAGACGGGCAGCAG GTAGTGAGCGTGCGCTGGAGCGGCCTGTCTCTTCCGTGGTTGGAGGTATCCTGGCTCATGGGTGTGTCCTGTCTGGTCACACATTTGGATTTGTCGCATAACAATTTGTCGTCGCTGCCGTCCGTCCTTCCCTGGGGTCTGCTGTGTCTCGAGACCTTGGACCTGTCCCACAACCGTCTGGGTCAGCTGCCCCCCGCCGCAGCCTCACAGGAAGTCATCTGCACCAG GTTGTGCGAGGTGAACGTGCGTGGGAACCAACTGAGCGCGTTGCCAGCGGGTCTGCTCCACCTGCGCGACCTCAAGAAACTCTGCGCCTCCAAAAACCGGCTGACGACCTTGTTTGACATGCCGCCAC CAAGCGCCTGGGCGGGCCTGCGTAAGCTGGAGGACTTGGACGTGTCCGACAACCGTTTGAGCGCGCTGCCGGCCGACGTCACGCGCGCGCTCAAGTCCCTGCGACGCCTCGACGTGTCCCGGAATCGGCTGGGCGGCTTCCCGGACTGCTGGGCCTGCCCCCTG AACCGGTGCAGAGCGTCGTGCAATAAGATGCGCGATCTACCGGACAACATCTCCGTGTTCTGGAAGAATCACCTGCACGACGTCGACTTCTCCGACAACCTCCTCGAACATCTGCCCCCGAGCCTCTTTCGACTGGAG GCTCTGCTTTCGCTGAAATTGTGCGGGAATGTCATCCGGACTCTGCCGCCGCCGTCCGACTGGACCTGCTCTCAGCTCAGGACGCTGGACCTGTCCAGGAACCTGCTGGGAAA GAGTGAAGAAGGCCCCAAGTCCCGAAAACTTTCCTTCTTGACCACATGGAGCAAAAAAGATCCCGATCCAGGTATCTCCCATCGAGGACCTTTCGCTTTCTTACCTTCGCTGAGTACTGACCCGCCTCTCGGTTCTTCCCGAGCAGGGTGTCCCGTGGAGTTCCCGGCGGTTCTGCGAGATTCACTGGAGGTTCTGTACTTGAACAACAACCGCCTAGAGTGCGTCCCGCCTTCTGTGTGCGCTCTGAGCGGCCTCAGCGAACTCTACCTGGCCAA TAACCCTGGCATCCGGGAGCTCCCATCAGAACTCGCTGGGCTGAGCAACCTGTGGCAGCTGGACATCGAAAACCTCAACATCAGCAACGTGCCTCAAGACGTCAGGAGAGAAG GTTCGGCGGCGGTGCTGGCCTTCCTGCGCGCCCACCTTCGCAGGGCGGTGCCGTGTCGCCTGCTGAAGATGCTGCTGATAGGTCCGCCGCGCCAGGGCAAGTCCTCCCTCCTGAGGGCGCTGCGGACGGGGAAAGCGTCGCCGCCGTTCACGCCGGCCGCCGAGCGCAGCGTGTCCACATCCACCTGGGAGATGGAGTGCGGCAGCGACGCTGCCGGAAAGAACAAC AGGAACTCGTCGTTGGCGTTGAACGTGTGGGACGTGGGCGGCCCGTCCAGCATGTCGGCCCTCACGCAATGTTTCTTCACGGACAGCGCCCTCTACGTGCTCACGTGGAACCTGACGCTGGGCGAGGAGGCCGTCGCCGGCCTGCAGACGTGGCTGCTCAACATCGAG GCCCGGGCGCCCAACTCGGCGGTCGTGGTGGTCGGAACCCACCTGGATCTGATCGACACCAAGTTCCGCACGGAGCGGCTCGCCACGCTGAGGGCTTACATCCTGGCGCTGTGCCGCACGCCCTCGGGCGCCCGCGCCGGCGGCTACCCCGACGTCGCCTTCGGGCATCTGCG CGAGGTGTCGTGTAAGACGTTGGAGGGCGTGGACGGCCTGAAGAAGCTCATCCGGCAGGTGGCGCTCTCCGTGAAGGACGGCCGCGCCTCAGCCTGCGGAGGAAAGCTGCTGGGCAGGATG ATCCCTCGCAGCCACGTGAGGCTGCAGGAGGCGGCGGCCGCCGAGAAGCGAAGACGTCACGCCGACGGGGAAGTTCAGTTCCTGACGCAGGCTCAGCTGGAGAGCATGGCGGAGCGCCACGCGGGAAGCGACATCGCAGACTACGATGACCTGCCGTCCG CCGTCAAGTTCCTGATGGAGACGGGCACGCTGCTCCACTTCCCGGACACCAGCCGCGGCCTGTGCACGCTCTACTTCCTGTGTCCCGAGTGGCTGGCCGAGTGCCTGCAGAGGATCGTGCGCCTGGAGTCCACGCGCTCCCTGGCCAGAAACGGCGTCATCCGGGCCCAGGACCTCCGG ATGCTGCTGGTCGGGACCGGATTCACCCGCGACACCGAGGAGCAGTACTTCCAGTTCCTCGCCAAGTTTGAGATCGCACTTCCCGTCGCCAACAACAG CTACCTGCTGCCTCACCTGCTGCCCGCCAAGCCCGGCGTGGACATCCACTGCTTCCGGCAGCCGAGCGGCAACACGCTAGAGCGACTCTTCAAGATGAGCTTCGTGCCGGTCGGATTCTGGGAGCGCTTCATCGCCAGGATGCTCATCAGTCTGACTGACATGGACCTGCAG TCGTCAGATGCCGAGCGCGGCGCTGGCCCTCGTCGCGGCCGGACGGCGTTCTACAACTTGGGAGGGAGCGGACCGAGGAACCGCCGCAGCACTTTCCGAGTGCGCCGCCGTCAGACCGTCTACTGGAGAGAGGGGCTGCTGGTCACCTTCGAAGGAGGTTACCTCAG CGTGGAATCGACGGACGTCaactggaagaagaagaagaagagcggCGGCGTCAAGGTGGTCTGCCGGTCGGAGAGCAGGGACTTCTCGGCCGCGGCCTTCGTCACGGACCACGTCAACGCTCTCGTGGAGCAGTGGTTTCCGG CGCTGACGGCCAGCGAGAGCGACGGCAGCCCGCTCCTGGAGCGCTACGCGCCCTGCCCGCTCTGCGCCGCCCGGCTCCGGCAGAGCGGCACGCGGGCGCCGGACGACGGCGACGGGGGCGGGGTTCACCTGTTCGACGTGGAGGAGTGCGCGCTGGCCGCGGCGGAGGGCGACAGCATCGCGTGTCCCGAACACCCCCGGCACGCGGTCCCGCTGCGGGAGCTGGTACCGGAACTCTTCATGACCGACTTCCCCGCACG GCTCTTCCTGGAGAAGGAGCATCTGGAATATTCCGAGGACGAGTCCAGCGTCATCGGTCAGGGCGGCAGCGGCACCGTGGTCTACCGCGCTCGCTACCGGCAGCGGCCGGTCGCCATCAAGCGCTTTCGCCTGCGGACGTGCCGGCAGAATGCGCCCTCCGCAGACGCAG ACACGATGATGAAGCGGCTTCAGTCGGCGGCGGCGTGTCGCTGCTTCTCCGAGTTCCGTCAGGAGGCGGCCGCGTTGCACTCGCTGCGGCACCCGTGCGTGGTGGCCCTGGTGGGCGTGTCCATACACCCGCTGCGCCTGGCGCTGGAGCTGGCGCCGCTCGGCAGCCTCAACAACGTCCTGGAGGAGAGACGGCGAG GCGGCGGGTACGTGCCCCTCGGTCACATGATCACCTACAAGATGGCCTATCAAGTGGCGGCCGGGCTGGCCTACCTGCACAGGAAGAACGTCATCTTCTGCGACCTCAAGTCGGACAACATCCTCGTCTGGTCCCTGCAG GAGCAGGCCGCGGTGAACGTGAAGCTGTCCGACTACGGCGTGTGTCGTCGCTCTTTCCACGAGGGGGCCCTCGGGGTGGAGGGGACGCCGGCGTACCAGGCGCCCGAGGTCAGACCCGGCATCGTCTACGACGAGAAG GTGGACATGTTCTCGTACGCGATGGTCACGTACGAGCTTCTGTCGGGCCGCCGGCCGTCCGTGGGCCGCCGTCGCCTCCCCAAGACGGCGGCCGCCCGCGGCGTCCGTCCGCCGCTGGCGAGTCCGCAGGAAGTGGGCTTCTACTTCCTGCAGCGCCTGATGACGCAGTGCTGGGACACTAAACCCGAGAAG CGCCCGACGGCGTCCGAGTGTGTGCGGCGCATGATGGATCCCAGCTTTGCGTGCCTGCGTTACGTGTTGCCGTGCGGCGCCGACTCGCAGCTCTTCCTGCCGCCAGTAGGGGGAGAACACGTCGTCTTGTGGGAAGGAGACGCGGCCGACAG GCGCTACAGTGTTGTGAACGTGCACAAAGGTCAGCTGGAGGTCAACAAGAAGTCGTGTCCCGGAAGCAGAGTCAGCTGCCACGTGAAGTTGGGCAACACGCTGTGGCTGGCCACGCAC GAACAGGAAGTGCTGGTGTACGTCCTGAAGGACATGTGTCCTCTTACGAGACCTCACAAACATTTGTCGTGTCCTGCCGTCATCACCTGCTTCCTCAAACTCCCG GGCGCGTGCGGTGTGTTCGCGGGCACGTCGGACGGCCAGGTGGCGCTGTACGGCGCGGAGGAGGCGGGGCTTCCCGTGGAGGGCCACGCCCCCTCGGCTTTGATTGCCGGCGACCCCGGGCAGAGGCCCGCCCCCGTCACCTGCATGCTTCTCATTGGCTGCGGACGACAG CTGTGGCTGTCCAGCGGTCCCGGCGTGCTGGTGGTGGACCGCGCCAGCCTGTCCCCGGTCCGCAGACTGGACCCGTACGTCTTTCCGTCCTCGGTGGTCTCCATGGCGACGGGCTTCGGCGTGCGGGGGGAGGAGTCCGTGTGGACGCTGGACGACGTCACCGACACGCTCGTACTCTTCCACGCCGCATCGTTCCAGTTGTGCGCCAAGTACAC CTGCGGCGACCGCAGTCCTCTCCGCGACGTCTTCCCGATCTGCCGTCCCACGGCGCTCGGCGccgacgaggacgaggaggaggaggaggaggaggaggccgagCTCGCCGACAGCGCCGTGACGGTGGCCGACAGCGAGGAGGCGGGGACTCAGATCGTCCGACGCCGGGATTGGGCGACGGACGGTTCCGCGTCGTCGGAGGAGAACGCCGACGTCGGCGTCGCGCCGCCGTCTTTGGAGCGGGAGGACGGCGAAGACGGACGGCGCGGCGCCGCGGAGTCCTCGCCGCCGTCTCCGCGGGCCCTCAAGCTTCTGATGGTGAACGACACCCTTTGGGTCTTCAG GCGCGGCGGAGACGTCCTGCTGATCCACGTCGAGCCGCACGGCGAGCAAACGAGAGGTCGGGTCGCCGCCGTACTACGCCCTCCTTCGGAACACGCCTTGGG GACGCCGGCGGAGGCGGGGCTCGTGGGCGAGGACGCCGTGGCGTGCGGCTTTCGGGGCGCGCCCTCGTCGTCCGACGTCAGCGTGTGCGTGTGGCGCGCCTGGGACGCGGCGCGCCTGGACGTGTTCTACCGCAGCGCCGAGGACCTGGCCCGCTCGGACGGCGGCGTGCGGCGCCGCCGGTAG